The proteins below are encoded in one region of Xenopus laevis strain J_2021 chromosome 8L, Xenopus_laevis_v10.1, whole genome shotgun sequence:
- the slc25a5.L gene encoding adenine nucleotide translocator 2, protein MTDAAISFAKDFLAGGVAAAISKTAVAPIERVKLLLQVQHASKQITADKHYKGIMDCVVRIPKEQGFVSFWRGNLANVIRYFPTQALNFAFKDKYKKIFLDNVDKKTQFWRYFAGNLASGGAAGATSLCFVYPLDFARTRLAADVGKGANEREFKGLGDCLVKISKSDGIKGLYQGFNVSVQGIIIYRAAYFGIYDTAKGMLPDPKNTHIFVSWMIAQTVTAVAGFASYPFDTVRRRMMMQSGRKGADIMYSGTIDCWKKIARDEGSKAFFKGAWSNVLRGMGGAFVLVLYDELKKVI, encoded by the exons ATGACCGACGCAGCCATCTCTTTCGCCAAGGACTTCTTGGCCGGCGGTGTGGCCGCAGCTATCTCCAAGACCGCTGTAGCACCTATTGAAAGAGTCAAGCTTCTCCTGCAA GTCCAACATGCAAGCAAACAGATCACCGCAGACAAGCATTACAAGGGCATCATGGACTGCGTTGTGAGAATCCCCAAAGAGCAGGGCTTCGTGTCCTTCTGGCGTGGTAACCTCGCCAATGTGATCCGTTATTTCCCAACCCAGGCCCTCAACTTTGCCTTCAAGGACAAGTACAAGAAGATCTTCCTTGACAACGTAGACAAGAAGACCCAGTTCTGGCGCTACTTTGCCGGCAACCTTGCATCTGGTGGTGCTGCTGGGGCAACCTCCCTCTGCTTTGTCTACCCACTTGACTTTGCCCGTACCCGTCTAGCAGCTGATGTGGGCAAAGGAGCAAATGAGCGAGAGTTCAAGGGCCTTGGTGATTGCTTGGTCAAGATCTCTAAATCCGATGGTATCAAAGGCTTGTACCAGGGATTCAACGTATCCGTTCAGGGCATCATCATctacagagcagcttattttGGCATCTACGATACAGCTAAAG GTATGCTTCCAGATCCCAAGAACACGCACATTTTCGTCAGCTGGATGATTGCTCAGACTGTAACAGCAGTAGCTGGATTTGCCTCCTATCCATTTGACACCGTGCGTCGTCGTATGATGATGCAGTCTGGAAGGAAAGGAG CTGACATCATGTACAGTGGAACAATTGACTGCTGGAAGAAAATTGCACGGGATGAGGGCAGCAAGGCTTTCTTCAAGGGTGCCTGGTCCAACGTTCTCAGAGGAATGGGTGGTGCTTTTGTCCTGGTGTTGTATGATGAGCTGAAGAAAGTCATCTAA